The proteins below come from a single Vidua chalybeata isolate OUT-0048 chromosome 1, bVidCha1 merged haplotype, whole genome shotgun sequence genomic window:
- the MCM4 gene encoding DNA replication licensing factor MCM4, whose amino-acid sequence MSSPASTPSRRRSKRGRGSNPPTPQDARSPPSQKRRTDDSTSTGDLQPMPTSPPADAQSPGAADVLFSSPPQFRHSAIPLDFDISSPLTYGTPSSRVEGTPRSGVRGTPVRQRPDLGSVRKARQVDLHSDGLAEDIVATEQSLGQKLVIWGTDVNVASCKEKFQRFLQRFIDPLDKEDEDIGLDLNEPRYMQRLQEINMVGEPFLNVNCDHLRSFDENLYRQLICYPQEVIPTFDMAANEIFFDRYPDSILEHQIQVRPYNALKTRNMRNLNPEDIDQLITISGMVIRSSQLIPEMQEAFFRCQVCSFTTRVEIDRGRIAEPSVCKNCNTTHSMALIHNRSMFSDKQMIKLQESPEDMPAGQTPHTVALFAHNDLVDKVQPGDRVNVTGIYRAVPIRVNPRVSSVKSVYKTHIDVIHYRKTDSKRLHGVDEETEQKRFTEERVELLKELSKKADIYERLALALAPSIYEHEDIKKGILLQLFGGSRKDFTHTGRGNFRAEINILLCGDPGTSKSQLLQYVYNLVPRGQYTSGKGSSAVGLTAYVMKDPETRQLVLQTGALVLSDNGICCIDEFDKMNESTRSVLHEVMEQQTLSIAKAGIICQLNARTSILAAANPIESQWNPKKTTIENIQLPHTLLSRFDLIFLMLDPRDEAYDRRLARHLVSLYYQSEEKMEEEYMDMAVLRDYIAYARSYVNPRLGEEAGQALIEAYVDMRKIGSGRGMVSAYPRQLESLIRLAEAHAKVRFSEKVETIDVEEAKRLHREALKQAATDPKTGIVDISILTTGMSATARKRKEELAQALRKLIQSKGKAPSLKYQQLLDDLRAQSDIAVTKEMFEEALRALADEDFLTVTGKTVRLL is encoded by the exons ATGTCGTCGCCAGCCTCCACTCCTAGCCGCCGACGGAGCAAGCGCGGCCGGGGCAGCAACCCCCCGACTC CACAAGATGCTcgctctcctccttcccagaaGCGTCGGACAGACGACTCCACCTCCACCGGGGACCTGCAGCCCATGCCCACGTCCCCGCCCGCCGACGCGCAGAGCCCCGGCGCCGCCGATGTGCTGTTCTCCAGCCCGCCGCAGTTCCGCCACTCCG CCATTCCTCTTGACTTTGACATCAGTTCACCTCTGACATATGGCACACCCAGCTCCAGGGTAGAGGGTACCCCACGAAGTGGTGTACGAGGAACTCCAGTCAGGCAGAGGCCGGATCTTGGGTCTGTCCGGAAAGCCAGACAAGTGGATTTACACTCGGATGGG CTGGCTGAGGATATAGTAGCAACTGAGCAGTCTCTTGGACAAAAGCTTGTTATTTGGGGAACAGATGTTAATGTGGCCTCGTGCAAAGAAAAATtccag AGATTTCTCCAGCGCTTTATCGATCCACTGGATAAAGAGGATGAAGACATTGGCCTGGATCTCAATGAGCCACGCTATATGCAGCGACTTCAGGAG ATTAATATGGTTGGGGAACCATTCCTGAACGTAAATTGTGACCATCTAAGATCATTTGATGAAAATCTCTATAGGCAACTGATCTGCTATCCTCAG GAAGTTATCCCAACATTTGACATGGCTGCCAATGAGATCTTTTTTGATCGTTACCCTGATTCAATACTAGAGCATCAAATTCAAGTAAGGCCATATAATGCACTGAAGACCAGGAATATGAGAAATTTAAACCCTGAAG ACATTGATCAACTCATCACCATCAGTGGCATGGTCATCAGAAGCTCCCAGTTAATTCCTGAGATGCAGGAAGCATTCTTCAGATGCCAGGTTTGCTCTTTCACCACCAGAGTGGAAATTGACCGTGGCAGGATTGCTGAACCATCAGTGTGCAAGAACTGTAACACAACGCACAGTATGGCACTGATTCACAACAGATCCATGTTCTCTGACAAACAGATG ATCAAACTGCAGGAGTCTCCTGAAGATATGCCAGCTGGACAGACCCCGCATACGGTGGCGCTCTTTGCTCACAATGACCTTGTTGATAAAGTTCAGCCAGGTGACAGAGTTAATGTCACAG GTATCTACAGGGCAGTCCCCATTCGAGTTAATCCCCGTGTCAGCAGTGTGAAATCCGTGTATAAGACCCACATTGATGTCATACACTATCGCAAGACAGACTCCAAACGCCTGCACGGTGTTGATGAGGAAACTGAGCAAAAGAGGTTTACAGAGGAACGTGTGGAATTGCTCAAAGAGCTTTCTAAAAAAGCAGACATATATGAGAGGCTTGCTTTAGCATTGGCTCCAAGTATCTACGAGCATGAAGATATCAAAAAG gGTATTCTGCTTCAGCTTTTTGGTGGATCAAGAAAGGATTTTACTCACACAGGAAGAGGGAATTTTCGTGCAGAGATCAACAttcttctctgtggtgatcCTGGTACTAGcaaatcccagctgctccagtaTGTGTATAACCTGGTTCCTCGAGGCCAGTATACTTCTGGCAAAGGCTCAAGTGCAGTTGGTCTTACTGCATACGTGATGAAGGATCCAGAAACACGGCAGCTGGTTCTCCAGACAGGAGCTCTAGTACTTAGTGACAATGGCATTTGCTGCATTGACGAGTTTGATAAAATGAACGAAAGCACAAGGTCAGTTCTACATGAAGTAATGGAACAACAGACGCTCTCCATTGCAAAG GCTGGAATTATTTGCCAGTTGAATGCTCGTACATCTATCCTAGCAGCAGCTAATCCTATAGAATCACAGTGGAATCCAAAAAAGACTACTATTGAAAACATTCAGCTTCCTCATACACTGCTGTCAAG ATTTGACTTGATCTTTTTGATGTTGGATCCACGTGATGAAGCTTATGACAGACGCCTTGCTCGCCATTTGGTTTCACTGTACTACCAAAGTGAAGAAAAGATGGAGGAGGAATACATGGATATGGCAGTATTGAGGGATTACATTGCATACGCTCGTAGTTATGTAAATCCCAGATTAGGTGAAGAAGCAGGCCAAGCCCTTATTGAG GCGTACGTGGACATGAGGAAGATTGGCAGTGGCAGGGGAATGGTTTCCGCGTACCCCCGGCAGCTGGAGTCTCTGATCCGGCTGGCCGAGGCGCACGCCAAGGTGCGCTTCTCTGAGAAGGTGGAAACAATTGATGTGGAGGAAGCAAAACGCCTCCATCGGGAGGCACTGAAACAAGCTGCTACTGATCCAAAGACCGGCATTGTGGACATATCCATTCTCACAACAG GAATGAGCGCAACAGCTCGTAAGCGGAAAGAGGAATTGGCTCAAGCCTTACGGAAGCTCATCCAGTCAAAGGGTAAAGCACCATCTTTGAAGTACCAACAGCTTTTGGATGATCTCCGAGCACAGTCTGATATA GCTGTCACAAAGGAAATGTTTGAAGAAGCACTTCGTGCCTTGGCTGATGAAGACTTCCTGACTGTGACTGGAAAGACAGTGAGGCTGCTGTGA